Proteins found in one Epinephelus fuscoguttatus linkage group LG4, E.fuscoguttatus.final_Chr_v1 genomic segment:
- the mlycd gene encoding malonyl-CoA decarboxylase, mitochondrial has product MISHRAIWAFRSSARCWRHRAILKAALEASDVSGWRWYSTPGRRGVTAMEEILARVVAPLPTYETRDKYPPPPESNSLEFMHFYGSLDKEDKLGFLTKLSQDFGVDHKSVSEMAMRLLDTQLRDVATILQVEDRLRYGLTPRYKQLLNHISRVEGGVKFLVDLRADVLEIISSKASESPHIRDLNGTLKSLLSEWFSVGLLRLERITWQSPCEILQRISQYEAVHPVRNWTDLKRRVGPYRRCYAFTHAAMPGEPLVVLHVALTEDISDNIQSIVREFTTLDSEEDVNKINSAIFYSISSTQAGLQGVELGNYLIKRVVRELQSEFPHMAQFSSLSPIPGFSAWLQGLLSQHRKEGWGSDLLSEQEWMEVEQATDSAPGTPAIEALRKLIATSEWMRSERLTRVLEPVLMRLCAWYLYGEKRRGYALNPVANFHLQNGATMWRLNWHADTSPRGVSNSCGIMVNYRYFLNETSKNGALYLQNKVITASEQVLGLVSQFQQNSKL; this is encoded by the exons ATGATATCCCATCGTGCTATCTGGGCTTTTCGAAGCAGTGCGAGGTGCTGGCGACACCGGGCTATTCTCAAAGCGGCTCTGGAGGCCTCGGACGTCAGCGGCTGGCGTTGGTATTCGACCCCAGGTCGTCGCGGTGTCACGGCAATGGAGGAGATCCTGGCGAGAGTCGTTGCACCTTTACCCACATACGAGACGAGAGACAAgtaccctcctcctcctgaatCAAACAGCTTGGAGTTCATGCACTTCTACGGCAGTCTGGACAAGGAAGACAAACTCGGCTTCCTGACAAAGCTGTCACAAGACTTCGGAGTGGACCATAAAAGCGTTTCAGAGATGGCCATGAGGCTGTTGGACACACAGCTACGAGATGTGGCGACCATTTTGCAGGTTGAAGACAGGCTGCGTTACGGCTTGACTCCCCGTTATAAACAGTTGCTTAATCATATAAGCAGGGTCGAGGGAGGAGTGAAGTTTCTGGTGGACCTCCGAGCCGACGTGCTTGAAATAATCTCATCCAAAGCTAGTGAGAGCCCTCACATCAGG gACCTGAATGGCACGCTGAAGAGCCTGCTGTCTGAGTGGTTCTCTGTAGGTCTGCTCCGACTGGAGAGAATCACCTGGCAGTCCCCCTGTGAGATCCTGCAGAGGATCAGCCA GTACGAGGCAGTGCACCCTGTCAGGAACTGGACTGACCTGAAGCGCAGAGTGGGGCCATACCGCCGTTGTTATGCCTTCACCCACGCCGCCATGCCAGGAGAACCCCTGGTTGTTCTACACGTGGCCCTCACAGAAGACATCTCTGACAACATTCAG AGCATCGTTCGTGAGTTCACCACTCTCGACTCCGAGGAGgatgtaaataagataaactCAGCCATCTTCtactccatctcctccacccaGGCTGGCCTTCAAGGGGTGGAGCTGGGAAACTACCTCATCAAGAGGGTGGTCCGAGAACTACAG AGCGAGTTCCCTCACATGGCCCAGTTCTCCAGCCTGTCTCCGATCCCGGGCTTCTCCGCCTGGCTCCAAGGCCTGCTCAGCCAGCACAGGAAGGAAGGCTGGGGCTCTGACCTCCTCTCTGAGCAGGAGTGGATGGAGGTGGAGCAGGCCACTGACTCAGCCCCTGGGACTCCAGCCATTGAGGCCCTCCGCAAACTGATCGCCACCAGTGAGTGGATGCGTTCCGAGCGCCTGACCCGTGTCCTGGAGCCCGTCCTGATGCGCCTCTGCGCCTGGTACCTCTATGGGGAGAAAAGGCGAGGCTACGCTCTCAATCCGGTGGCCAACTTCCACTTGCAAAATGGTGCCACTATGTGGCGGCTCAACTGGCACGCTGACACCAGTCCTAGGGGCGTGTCAAACTCCTGCGGCATCATGGTGAACTATCGTTACTTCCTGAACGAGACGTCTAAAAACGGCGCTCTTTACCTGCAGAATAAGGTCATCACTGCATCGGAGCAGGTGCTGGGGCTGGTGTCCCAATTTCAGCAGAACAGCAAAttgtga